Proteins found in one Flavobacterium channae genomic segment:
- the rpsT gene encoding 30S ribosomal protein S20, whose translation MANHKSALKRIRSNEKKRVLNRYQHKTTRNAIKAIRLATDKAEASTKLSTVISMIDKLAKKNIIHDNKASNLKSKLTKHVASL comes from the coding sequence ATGGCAAATCATAAATCTGCTTTAAAAAGAATTAGAAGTAACGAGAAAAAAAGAGTGTTAAATAGATACCAACACAAAACTACTCGTAATGCTATCAAAGCTATTCGTTTAGCTACTGACAAAGCTGAAGCTTCTACTAAATTATCAACTGTAATTTCTATGATTGATAAATTAGCTAAGAAAAATATCATTCATGATAACAAAGCTTCTAACTTAAAATCAAAATTAACTAAACATGTAGCTTCTTTATAG
- a CDS encoding DUF465 domain-containing protein, whose product MITKHPIYQDFPEFKDKIQDLYHNNDEFQVLLHSYTDLDEKIYKIETDEELAMNDELSELRKNRVFLKDEIVNFLKD is encoded by the coding sequence ATGATTACTAAACATCCTATTTATCAAGATTTTCCTGAGTTTAAAGACAAAATCCAAGACTTGTATCATAACAACGATGAATTCCAAGTTTTACTTCATTCGTATACCGATTTAGATGAAAAAATATACAAAATCGAAACAGACGAAGAGTTAGCCATGAATGATGAATTGTCTGAACTTAGAAAAAATCGCGTATTCTTAAAAGATGAAATAGTTAATTTCTTAAAAGACTAA
- a CDS encoding metal-dependent hydrolase, giving the protein MDSLSQIVLGAATFALVKDKEIGKKSLLYGAILGTIPDLDILINPFYNTIEQLAIHRSFSHSIFFSILLSLLFAKWFSAKYKTSYKSWFFASFLALFTHPLLDICTTYGTRILYPLSKSFYSLDNVFVIDPLYTIWLLIGCIILLVIKANNSKRQLIIKWSLALSTFYLFVGLCINLFVTNHFKNELTRQNISFEKIKVVPTPFNTILWQVIVKSKDGLYFSDYSLFDSKPNVEFIFEKNDVQFLEEKKKIKDLEPYFNFTEGYELARKESNQMVIYGTKFGPLSMENGKTQFIFPLTFNKDGSYLLAQKRPKDYKKILKRIFIRLKGN; this is encoded by the coding sequence ATGGATTCTTTATCACAAATTGTTCTAGGTGCGGCAACATTTGCCTTGGTAAAAGACAAAGAAATAGGAAAAAAATCTTTGTTATATGGTGCTATACTTGGAACAATTCCTGATTTAGATATTTTAATAAATCCGTTTTACAATACTATTGAACAATTAGCAATTCATAGATCGTTTTCGCATTCTATCTTTTTTTCAATACTATTGAGCTTACTATTTGCAAAATGGTTTTCAGCCAAATACAAAACATCATATAAATCGTGGTTTTTTGCCAGTTTTTTAGCTTTATTTACACATCCTTTATTAGATATTTGTACAACATACGGTACTAGAATATTATATCCATTAAGCAAATCTTTTTACAGCTTGGATAATGTTTTTGTAATTGATCCGCTATATACTATTTGGCTATTAATAGGTTGTATTATTTTGCTTGTGATTAAAGCAAATAATTCTAAAAGACAGCTAATTATTAAATGGTCATTAGCGTTATCAACTTTTTATTTATTTGTTGGATTATGCATTAATCTTTTTGTTACCAATCATTTTAAAAATGAACTAACAAGACAAAACATTTCGTTTGAAAAGATAAAAGTTGTTCCTACTCCATTCAATACTATTTTGTGGCAAGTAATTGTAAAATCAAAAGACGGATTATACTTTTCTGACTATAGCTTATTTGATTCAAAACCGAATGTTGAATTTATTTTTGAAAAAAATGACGTTCAGTTCTTAGAAGAAAAAAAGAAAATTAAAGACCTAGAACCTTACTTTAATTTTACTGAAGGCTATGAATTGGCTAGAAAAGAGAGTAATCAAATGGTTATTTACGGTACAAAATTTGGCCCTCTTAGTATGGAAAATGGGAAAACGCAATTCATTTTTCCACTAACATTTAACAAAGACGGCAGTTACCTCTTAGCTCAAAAAAGACCTAAAGATTATAAAAAAATACTAAAAAGAATATTCATTCGCCTAAAAGGAAATTAG
- a CDS encoding C40 family peptidase, with translation MKFIKSIFIIVFFLSCGNIFAQKTIEHKVVSGDSFYSIAKKYNVEEEAIYKLNPNLKGKVLQLNTIIIIPNDKKSKIKGDNKTVKNKSDVYEVQSGDSFYSVALNNDLTVDDLKKYNPDVSPKNLQIGQKINLKPVKTKKTKVEKETRIVENSSNDNTFHIVKKGETMSSISKKYGLKLADLLEMNKPLRTNLQIGDKVAIKKENLSIVEVDKPVDSSSNGLIAESNTSDDDVEEADDSGEITHLVKKGETASSIARHYNVKLKELKKLNPRVGDKLSVGHKLIIKKGNVNNNIVVAEEESIEDIAPMSVENVTKADQLIAIASQNIGTRYRGGGKTEEGFDCSGLMCYTFDKLQISLPRSSSSQSEIGKKIKRKNAQKGDLIFFSTNGRGTINHVGMITEIYEDDIRFIHSSVSSGVIISSINEAYYTKRFKKIVRVLHDYQ, from the coding sequence ATGAAGTTTATCAAATCCATTTTTATTATCGTTTTTTTCTTATCCTGTGGGAATATTTTTGCGCAGAAAACCATTGAACATAAAGTTGTTAGTGGTGATTCTTTTTATTCTATAGCTAAGAAATATAACGTAGAGGAAGAAGCGATTTATAAATTAAACCCCAATTTAAAAGGGAAGGTTTTACAATTGAATACTATAATTATTATTCCGAATGATAAAAAAAGTAAAATCAAAGGAGATAATAAAACGGTCAAAAACAAATCAGATGTTTACGAAGTTCAATCGGGTGATTCTTTTTATAGTGTTGCTTTAAATAACGATTTAACTGTTGACGACTTAAAAAAATACAATCCAGATGTTTCTCCAAAGAATCTTCAAATTGGACAAAAAATTAATCTGAAACCAGTTAAAACAAAAAAGACTAAGGTTGAAAAGGAGACTCGAATAGTAGAAAATTCTTCAAACGATAATACTTTTCATATTGTTAAGAAAGGTGAAACAATGTCTTCTATCTCTAAAAAGTATGGTTTAAAACTAGCTGATTTGTTAGAAATGAATAAGCCATTGAGAACAAATCTTCAAATAGGAGATAAAGTTGCTATTAAAAAAGAGAATTTAAGCATTGTTGAAGTTGATAAACCAGTTGATAGTTCATCTAATGGTTTAATTGCGGAAAGTAATACTAGTGATGATGATGTTGAAGAAGCTGACGATTCGGGAGAAATTACTCACTTGGTAAAAAAGGGAGAAACAGCAAGTAGTATTGCACGTCATTACAATGTAAAGCTAAAAGAATTAAAAAAGTTAAATCCTAGAGTTGGTGATAAATTGTCTGTTGGACATAAACTAATCATCAAAAAAGGGAATGTCAATAACAATATTGTAGTAGCAGAAGAAGAGAGTATTGAAGATATTGCGCCAATGTCGGTTGAAAATGTAACTAAGGCAGATCAATTGATTGCTATTGCTTCTCAAAATATTGGAACTCGTTATAGAGGTGGCGGAAAAACAGAAGAAGGATTCGATTGTTCTGGTTTGATGTGTTATACTTTTGATAAATTACAAATTAGTTTACCAAGAAGTTCTTCTTCACAATCCGAAATAGGGAAGAAGATAAAAAGAAAAAATGCACAAAAAGGTGATTTGATTTTCTTTTCAACAAATGGTAGAGGAACAATTAATCACGTAGGAATGATTACTGAAATTTACGAAGATGATATTCGTTTTATACATTCTTCGGTTAGTTCTGGAGTTATCATTTCATCTATAAATGAAGCTTACTATACAAAACGATTTAAGAAAATAGTCAGAGTACTACATGATTATCAATAA
- the rimO gene encoding 30S ribosomal protein S12 methylthiotransferase RimO: MRTKSLKKNKINVITLGCSKNTYDSEVLMGQLKANGKEVAHEEEGNIVVINTCGFIDNAKEESVNTILEYVDKKDQGIVDKVFVTGCLSERYRPDLEKEIPDVDQYFGTTELPLLLKALGADYKHELLGERLTTTPKNYAYLKIAEGCDRPCSFCAIPLMRGKHVSQPIEKLVKEAEGLAKKGVKELILIAQDLTYYGLDLYKKRNLAELLENLAKVEGIEWIRLHYAFPSGFPMDVLDLMKKEAKICNYIDIPLQHISDNILKSMKRGTTKEKTTQLLKEFRERVPGMAIRTTLIVGYPGETQEDFEILRDWVQEMKFERLGCFTYSHEENTGAFALEDDVPQEVKQARAAEIMDLQSQISWDLNQEKIGQTFKCVIDRKEGQYFIGRTEFDSPDVDNEVLVDASKYYLKTGDFVNLKVTDATEFDLYAEPVN, encoded by the coding sequence ATGAGAACCAAATCGTTAAAGAAAAATAAAATCAATGTAATTACTCTTGGATGTTCTAAAAACACTTATGATAGTGAAGTTTTAATGGGACAACTAAAAGCCAATGGAAAAGAAGTGGCACATGAAGAAGAAGGCAATATTGTAGTAATTAATACTTGTGGTTTTATTGACAATGCAAAAGAAGAATCGGTAAATACGATTTTGGAATATGTAGACAAAAAAGATCAAGGAATTGTTGATAAAGTTTTTGTAACCGGTTGTTTATCTGAAAGATACAGACCAGATTTAGAAAAAGAAATTCCAGATGTTGATCAATATTTTGGAACTACAGAATTGCCTCTATTATTAAAAGCTTTAGGTGCAGATTACAAACACGAATTATTAGGAGAGCGTTTAACAACAACTCCTAAGAATTATGCGTATTTAAAAATTGCCGAAGGTTGTGATAGACCTTGCAGTTTTTGCGCAATTCCATTAATGAGAGGAAAACACGTTTCTCAACCTATTGAAAAATTAGTTAAAGAAGCAGAAGGTTTAGCTAAAAAAGGAGTAAAAGAATTAATCTTAATTGCTCAAGATTTAACCTATTACGGATTGGATTTATATAAAAAACGTAATCTTGCCGAATTACTTGAAAATTTAGCTAAAGTTGAAGGAATCGAATGGATTCGTTTGCATTATGCTTTCCCTAGTGGTTTCCCAATGGACGTTTTAGATTTAATGAAAAAAGAAGCTAAAATTTGTAACTATATTGATATTCCATTACAACATATTTCAGATAACATTTTGAAATCGATGAAACGTGGAACAACTAAAGAAAAAACAACTCAACTACTAAAAGAGTTCAGAGAAAGAGTTCCAGGAATGGCAATAAGAACTACTTTAATTGTTGGTTATCCAGGAGAAACTCAAGAAGATTTTGAAATTTTAAGAGATTGGGTTCAAGAAATGAAGTTTGAGCGTTTAGGTTGTTTTACTTATTCTCATGAAGAAAATACTGGTGCTTTTGCTTTAGAAGATGATGTTCCTCAAGAAGTAAAACAAGCTCGTGCTGCTGAAATAATGGATTTACAATCACAAATTTCTTGGGATTTAAATCAAGAAAAAATCGGACAAACTTTCAAATGTGTAATCGACAGAAAAGAAGGTCAATACTTCATCGGAAGAACAGAATTTGATAGTCCAGACGTAGATAACGAAGTTTTAGTAGATGCTTCTAAATACTATTTAAAAACAGGTGATTTTGTAAATCTAAAAGTTACTGATGCTACAGAGTTTGATTTGTATGCAGAGCCTGTAAATTAA
- a CDS encoding aconitate hydratase: MAFDIKMIEKVYAGMAERVDKARSLVGRPLTLTEKILYSHLWDGTPSNVYKRGVDYVDFAPDRVACQDATAQMALLQFMHAGKKTVAVPTTVHCDHLIQAKNGAAEDLAFANKQSKEVFDFLSSVSNKYGIGFWKPGSGIIHQIVLENYAFPGGMMIGTDSHTVNAGGLGMLAIGVGGADAVDVMSGMSWELKFPKLIGVKLTGKLNGWTAPKDVILKVADILTVKGGTGAIVEYFGEGAESMSCTGKGTICNMGAEIGATTSTFGYDDSMRRYLAATGRQDVVNAADKVASYLTADAEVYANPEKYFDQLIEINLSELEPHINGPFTPDRGTPVSKMKEEAAANGWPIKVEWGLIGSCTNSSYEDMSRAASIVRQAVEHGVTPKAEFGINPGSEQIRFTIERDGIIADFEKMGTKVFTNACGPCIGQWDRAGADKGEKNTIVHSFNRNFSKRADGNPNTHAFVTSPEMVAALAISGRLDFNPITDALINDKGEEVRLKPPYGDELPNKGFDVEDPGFQAPAEDGSSVEVVVSPTSDRLQLLAPFDPWDGKNITGAKLLIKAFGKCTTDHISMAGPWLRFRGHLDNISNNMLIGAENAFNHKANSVKNQLTGEYDAVPAVQRAYKAAGIPSIVVGDQNYGEGSSREHAAMEPRFLGVKAVLVKSFARIHETNLKKQGMLALTFANESDYDKIQEDDTINFLDLTEFAPGKPLTLEFVHADGSKDIILANHTYNESQIGWFVAGSALNLIAAGKA; this comes from the coding sequence ATGGCATTTGATATTAAAATGATTGAAAAAGTCTATGCTGGCATGGCTGAAAGAGTTGATAAAGCTCGAAGTCTTGTTGGAAGACCACTTACTTTGACAGAAAAGATATTATATTCCCATTTATGGGATGGAACTCCTTCAAATGTTTATAAGAGAGGAGTTGATTATGTAGATTTTGCACCAGATAGAGTAGCTTGTCAAGATGCGACTGCTCAGATGGCTTTATTGCAGTTTATGCATGCAGGAAAAAAAACTGTTGCAGTTCCAACAACTGTGCATTGTGATCACTTGATTCAAGCAAAAAATGGCGCAGCTGAAGATTTAGCTTTTGCAAATAAACAATCGAAAGAGGTTTTTGATTTCCTATCTTCAGTTTCTAATAAATATGGAATCGGATTTTGGAAACCAGGTTCAGGAATTATTCATCAAATCGTATTAGAAAATTATGCATTTCCAGGAGGAATGATGATTGGAACTGATTCACATACTGTTAATGCTGGTGGATTAGGAATGTTGGCAATTGGTGTTGGTGGAGCTGATGCGGTAGATGTTATGTCGGGTATGTCTTGGGAATTAAAATTTCCAAAACTTATTGGAGTAAAACTAACTGGTAAATTAAATGGTTGGACAGCGCCTAAAGATGTAATTCTTAAAGTAGCAGATATTTTAACTGTAAAAGGTGGAACTGGAGCTATTGTAGAATATTTCGGCGAAGGTGCCGAATCGATGTCATGTACCGGAAAAGGAACCATTTGTAATATGGGAGCTGAAATTGGAGCTACGACTTCTACTTTTGGTTATGACGATTCCATGAGAAGATATTTAGCCGCAACTGGTCGTCAAGATGTTGTAAATGCTGCCGATAAAGTAGCATCTTACTTAACTGCCGATGCCGAAGTTTATGCGAATCCAGAAAAATATTTCGACCAATTAATTGAAATTAATTTATCCGAGTTAGAACCACATATTAACGGACCATTTACTCCAGATAGAGGGACACCAGTTTCTAAAATGAAGGAAGAAGCTGCAGCTAATGGATGGCCAATTAAAGTAGAGTGGGGTTTAATAGGTTCTTGTACCAATTCTTCTTATGAAGATATGTCAAGAGCAGCTTCAATAGTAAGACAAGCAGTTGAACATGGAGTTACTCCAAAAGCGGAATTCGGAATTAATCCTGGTTCGGAACAAATTAGATTCACTATCGAAAGGGATGGAATTATTGCTGATTTCGAAAAAATGGGAACTAAAGTATTTACGAATGCTTGTGGTCCATGTATTGGACAATGGGACAGAGCAGGAGCAGATAAAGGTGAGAAAAACACTATAGTGCATTCATTTAACCGAAATTTTTCAAAAAGAGCAGATGGTAATCCAAATACCCATGCGTTTGTAACGTCACCAGAAATGGTTGCTGCATTAGCAATTTCTGGAAGATTGGATTTTAACCCAATAACGGATGCGTTGATAAACGACAAAGGTGAAGAAGTAAGATTAAAACCGCCATATGGAGATGAGTTGCCAAATAAAGGTTTTGACGTTGAGGATCCAGGTTTTCAAGCTCCAGCAGAAGATGGTTCTTCAGTTGAAGTAGTAGTTTCACCAACATCAGATCGTTTGCAATTATTAGCTCCTTTCGATCCATGGGATGGGAAAAATATTACGGGTGCTAAATTATTAATTAAAGCATTTGGAAAATGTACAACCGACCATATCTCAATGGCTGGTCCATGGTTACGTTTCCGTGGTCATTTGGATAATATTTCAAACAATATGTTGATTGGAGCTGAAAATGCATTTAATCATAAAGCAAATTCAGTAAAAAATCAATTAACAGGAGAATATGATGCGGTTCCAGCCGTGCAAAGAGCTTATAAAGCAGCTGGAATTCCAAGTATCGTTGTTGGTGATCAAAATTATGGTGAAGGTTCTTCTCGTGAACATGCAGCTATGGAACCTCGCTTTTTAGGTGTTAAAGCGGTATTGGTAAAATCATTTGCGCGTATACACGAAACCAACTTAAAAAAACAAGGAATGTTAGCATTAACATTTGCCAACGAATCGGATTATGATAAAATTCAAGAAGATGATACAATCAACTTTTTAGATTTAACCGAATTTGCTCCTGGAAAACCATTAACATTAGAATTTGTTCATGCTGATGGTTCAAAAGATATAATTTTAGCAAATCACACCTATAACGAAAGTCAAATTGGTTGGTTTGTAGCGGGTTCTGCGTTAAACCTTATTGCAGCAGGAAAAGCTTAA
- the proS gene encoding proline--tRNA ligase: MSKNLTTRAEDYSKWYNELVVKADLAENSGVRGCMVIKPYGYAIWEKMQAELDRMFKETGHSNAYFPLFVPKSMFEAEEKNAEGFAKECAIVTHYRLKTDEENKGKLIVDPNAKLEEELIVRPTSEAIIWSTYKGWVQSYRDLPLLINQWANVVRWEMRTRLFLRTAEFLWQEGHTAHATRQEAIEESEKMMNVYADFVQNFMAIPVIKGLKTETERFAGAEETYCIEALMQDGKALQAGTSHFLGQNFAKAFDVKFANKEGKQEHVWGTSWGVSTRLMGALVMTHSDDKGLVLPPNLAPIQVVVVPIYKTDEQFDAISEQVNGLVAELRKLGISVKYDNRDTQKPGFKFAEWELKGVPVRIAVGPNDLENGTYEVARRDNLSKEVVSKEGVATYIQNLLSTIQADLFGKALNYRDTHITEVNSFEEFKDVLENKAGFVAAHWDGTAETEEKIKELTKATIRCIALDRVEEAGSCVFTGAPSKGRVLFAKAY; the protein is encoded by the coding sequence ATGAGCAAGAACTTAACAACAAGAGCGGAAGATTATTCCAAATGGTATAACGAACTAGTCGTAAAGGCTGATTTAGCTGAAAATTCAGGTGTAAGAGGGTGTATGGTAATTAAACCCTATGGATACGCTATCTGGGAAAAAATGCAGGCTGAATTGGATAGAATGTTTAAAGAAACAGGACATAGTAATGCTTATTTCCCCTTGTTTGTGCCAAAAAGTATGTTTGAAGCAGAAGAAAAGAATGCTGAAGGTTTTGCTAAAGAATGTGCTATTGTAACACATTATCGTTTAAAAACTGATGAGGAAAATAAAGGGAAGCTTATTGTTGATCCGAATGCTAAATTAGAAGAAGAATTAATTGTTCGTCCTACGAGTGAGGCTATTATTTGGTCTACATATAAAGGATGGGTGCAATCATATAGAGATTTACCTTTGCTAATTAATCAATGGGCTAATGTAGTTCGTTGGGAAATGAGAACGCGTTTGTTTTTAAGAACAGCTGAGTTTTTATGGCAAGAAGGGCATACTGCACATGCAACGCGTCAGGAAGCTATTGAAGAATCAGAAAAAATGATGAATGTATATGCTGATTTTGTTCAAAATTTCATGGCAATTCCAGTTATTAAAGGGTTGAAGACAGAAACAGAACGTTTTGCTGGTGCTGAAGAAACCTATTGTATTGAGGCTTTAATGCAAGATGGAAAAGCACTACAAGCAGGTACATCTCACTTTTTAGGACAAAACTTTGCAAAAGCATTTGATGTGAAATTTGCAAATAAAGAAGGTAAACAAGAACATGTTTGGGGAACTTCTTGGGGGGTTTCAACTCGTTTAATGGGTGCTTTAGTAATGACGCATTCAGATGATAAAGGTTTGGTTCTGCCTCCAAATTTAGCGCCAATTCAAGTGGTGGTTGTTCCTATTTATAAAACAGATGAGCAGTTTGATGCAATTTCAGAACAAGTGAATGGTTTAGTTGCTGAATTGAGAAAATTAGGAATTTCTGTTAAATATGATAATAGAGATACACAAAAACCAGGATTCAAATTTGCAGAATGGGAATTAAAAGGAGTTCCTGTTCGAATTGCAGTTGGTCCAAATGATTTAGAAAACGGAACTTATGAAGTAGCGCGTAGAGATAATTTGTCTAAAGAAGTGGTTTCTAAAGAAGGAGTGGCGACTTATATTCAAAATTTATTAAGTACTATTCAGGCTGATTTATTTGGTAAAGCATTGAATTATAGAGATACTCATATTACGGAAGTAAATTCATTTGAAGAATTTAAAGATGTTTTAGAGAACAAAGCTGGTTTTGTTGCCGCGCATTGGGATGGTACTGCAGAAACAGAAGAAAAGATAAAAGAATTGACAAAAGCGACTATTCGTTGTATTGCTTTAGATAGAGTAGAAGAGGCGGGAAGCTGTGTTTTTACTGGTGCTCCGTCTAAAGGAAGGGTGTTGTTTGCTAAAGCATATTAA
- a CDS encoding OmpP1/FadL family transporter: MKKIFLITALSVSFLSIAQEMTTADALRYSVENMNGTARFRGMSGAFGAVGGDLSAININPAGSLFFNNNFASASLTSFNNNNKANYFGSRDNENYSTIDLNQAGAVLVFKDMSGKSKWNKIALALNYDNSNNFDNRFYTSGVNPYNSISQYFVDQANFVANTNFNDYQYDMAYQTYIIDPHPTTPNTYVSNVSPGGNYYQDLYSTANGYNGKLTLNFASSYDDKLFLGINLNAYFTDYVLTTSLYENNDNPENPSSQPTIRNIVFDNQLSTYGSGFSLNLGAIYKFNESFRLGASYESPTWYNLNDELIQDLYTYNNVNVPASDTDIHYVGPKIIFPTYRLRTPSKYTASATYIFNKKGLISIDLASKDYSNTQYKNTNTNNFTDLNSQMSLELKNAYEIRIGGEYKIKQWSVRGGYRFEESPYKVDYAMGDLTGYSAGVGYNFGESKLDLSYANSHRNYNQRLISSGMNDTSRIRNVQDNITLTYSINF; the protein is encoded by the coding sequence ATGAAAAAGATATTTTTAATTACTGCTTTGAGTGTTTCTTTTCTTTCAATAGCTCAAGAAATGACAACTGCAGATGCTTTAAGATACTCAGTAGAAAATATGAATGGAACTGCTCGTTTTAGAGGAATGAGTGGTGCTTTTGGAGCTGTTGGTGGTGATTTATCAGCAATCAACATCAACCCAGCAGGTTCCTTATTTTTTAATAATAATTTTGCTAGTGCTTCACTAACAAGCTTTAACAACAACAACAAAGCTAATTATTTTGGATCTAGAGATAACGAAAACTATAGCACTATTGATTTAAATCAGGCAGGAGCAGTATTAGTTTTCAAGGATATGTCAGGAAAATCTAAATGGAATAAAATTGCATTAGCTCTAAACTACGATAATTCAAATAATTTTGATAATCGTTTTTATACATCTGGTGTAAATCCATACAATTCGATTTCTCAGTATTTTGTTGATCAAGCGAATTTTGTTGCCAACACAAATTTTAATGATTATCAATATGATATGGCCTATCAAACATACATCATAGATCCACATCCTACAACACCTAATACTTACGTTTCAAATGTATCTCCAGGAGGTAATTATTACCAAGATTTATATTCTACTGCTAATGGATACAATGGAAAACTAACACTTAATTTTGCATCAAGCTATGATGACAAATTATTTTTAGGTATAAACCTTAATGCGTATTTTACTGATTATGTTTTAACAACTAGTTTATACGAAAACAACGATAATCCAGAAAATCCAAGTTCACAACCTACAATTAGAAACATTGTTTTTGACAATCAATTGAGCACATACGGATCAGGGTTTTCACTGAACTTGGGAGCTATTTATAAATTTAATGAATCCTTCAGATTAGGAGCTTCGTATGAATCACCTACTTGGTATAATTTAAACGACGAATTAATTCAAGATTTATACACCTATAACAATGTGAATGTTCCTGCTTCTGACACTGATATTCATTATGTTGGCCCAAAAATCATTTTCCCAACTTATAGATTAAGAACTCCGAGTAAATATACAGCTAGTGCAACTTATATCTTTAACAAAAAAGGGTTAATCAGCATTGACTTAGCGAGTAAAGATTACAGCAATACCCAATACAAAAACACAAACACCAATAACTTTACTGACCTAAATTCACAAATGAGTTTAGAATTAAAAAATGCTTATGAAATTAGAATTGGTGGTGAATACAAAATAAAACAATGGAGTGTTCGTGGAGGATATCGTTTTGAAGAAAGTCCGTACAAAGTAGATTATGCAATGGGAGATTTAACAGGTTATTCTGCTGGTGTTGGTTATAATTTTGGCGAAAGCAAATTAGATTTGTCTTACGCTAATTCACACAGAAATTACAATCAAAGATTAATTTCATCAGGAATGAATGACACATCTAGAATTCGTAATGTTCAAGACAATATAACATTAACTTATTCTATAAACTTCTAA